In Oryzias melastigma strain HK-1 linkage group LG10, ASM292280v2, whole genome shotgun sequence, a single window of DNA contains:
- the st3gal5 gene encoding lactosylceramide alpha-2,3-sialyltransferase isoform X2 has protein sequence MERSRTGSLRVRWIHSSAERSQNSTGSRVYETNMRLLRQRASHRYRVVLLVGLALACLVMASLMLIGTGPSKPVEWQHVSAEHKQKVHEYVHKVLEGECRPRGSRQKLLALLPASSQATQPFLWREKVFPDNLFQYPPPFGFRGLEGKVEDLLDQLPAESEPEESAGKCRRCVVVGNGGVLKGLELGPLINRFDTIIRLNSGPLGKFVADVGNRTSFRMSYPEGTPIHWGDTDPHTLFVAVVYKSVDLSWISAMVNKLAVPLWDWLFFWQKVPKEIPLDPQRFRLLNPLVIKETALDLLKYPLPRPLLWGWDQNVPTLGVSALNLASLLCDEVSLAGFGYNLPHQNVPLHYYDHQSIGVMQKQTMHNVDTETQFLQNLVKEHTITDLTGGIHCSFCSS, from the exons ATGGAGCGGAGTAG gaCGGGATCCCTGAGGGTCAGATGGATCCACTCTTCAGCGGAAAGGTCACAGAACTCGACTGGATCCAGAGTTTATGAGACCAACATGAGGCTGCTGCGACAGCGGGCATCGCACAG GTATCGAGTGGTCCTTCTGGTCGGTTTAGCCTTGGCTTGTCTGGTGATGGCATCTCTGATGCTAATTGGCACGGGACCGAGTAAACCTGTGGAGTGGCAACATGTCAGTGCTGAGCACAAACAG AAAGTGCACGAGTACGTGCACAAGGTTCTGGAGGGAGAGTGTCGCCCCAGAGGCTCCAGGCAGAAGCTGCTGGCTTTACTTCCTGCCTCCAGTCAAGCGACGCAGCCTTTCCTGTGGAGAGAGAAGGTCTTCCCCGACAACCTCTTCCAGTACCCTCCGCCGTTTGGCTTCAGAGGGCTGGAGGGTAAAGTGGAAGACCTTCTTGATCAG CTACCAGCTGAGTCAGAACCAGAGGAGTCGGCGGGAAAATGTCGCCGTTGCGTGGTCGTGGGAAACGGCGGCGTCCTTAAAGGCCTGGAGCTCGGTCCTCTGATCAACCGCTTTGACACAATCATCAG GTTAAACAGTGGACCTCTGGGGAAGTTTGTCGCTGACGTGGGGAATCGAACCAGCTTCAGGATGAGTTACCCGGAGGGCACGCCCATCCACTGGGGGGACACGGACCCGCACACTCTGTTCGTAGCGGTGGTGTATAAAAGCGTTGACCTCAGCTGGATTTCTGCTATGGTCAACAAGCTCGCCGTG CCTCTGTGGGACTGGTTGTTCTTCTGGCAGAAGGTTCCAAAAGAAATCCCTCTGGATCCTCAGAGGTTCCGACTGCTGAACCCGCTGGTCATCAAAGAGACGGCTCTGGATCTCCTGAAGTATCCACTCCCTAGACCTCTGCTGTGGGGCTGGGACCAG aatgtGCCCACTCTGGGAGTGTCAGCCCTGAATTTAGCGAGCTTGCTTTGTGACGAGGTCAGCTTGGCCGGTTTTGGCTACAACCTGCCCCACCAGAATGTCCCGCTCCATTACTACGACCACCAGTCCATAGGCGTCATGCAGAAGCAAACCATGCATAATGTGGACACAGAGACTCAGTTTCTACAGAACCTGGTTAAAGAGCACACCATCACTGACCTGACGGGAGGAATCCACTGCAGCTTCTGCTCAAGCTGA
- the st3gal5 gene encoding lactosylceramide alpha-2,3-sialyltransferase isoform X3 produces the protein MRLLRQRASHRYRVVLLVGLALACLVMASLMLIGTGPSKPVEWQHVSAEHKQKVHEYVHKVLEGECRPRGSRQKLLALLPASSQATQPFLWREKVFPDNLFQYPPPFGFRGLEGKVEDLLDQLPAESEPEESAGKCRRCVVVGNGGVLKGLELGPLINRFDTIIRLNSGPLGKFVADVGNRTSFRMSYPEGTPIHWGDTDPHTLFVAVVYKSVDLSWISAMVNKLAVPLWDWLFFWQKVPKEIPLDPQRFRLLNPLVIKETALDLLKYPLPRPLLWGWDQNVPTLGVSALNLASLLCDEVSLAGFGYNLPHQNVPLHYYDHQSIGVMQKQTMHNVDTETQFLQNLVKEHTITDLTGGIHCSFCSS, from the exons ATGAGGCTGCTGCGACAGCGGGCATCGCACAG GTATCGAGTGGTCCTTCTGGTCGGTTTAGCCTTGGCTTGTCTGGTGATGGCATCTCTGATGCTAATTGGCACGGGACCGAGTAAACCTGTGGAGTGGCAACATGTCAGTGCTGAGCACAAACAG AAAGTGCACGAGTACGTGCACAAGGTTCTGGAGGGAGAGTGTCGCCCCAGAGGCTCCAGGCAGAAGCTGCTGGCTTTACTTCCTGCCTCCAGTCAAGCGACGCAGCCTTTCCTGTGGAGAGAGAAGGTCTTCCCCGACAACCTCTTCCAGTACCCTCCGCCGTTTGGCTTCAGAGGGCTGGAGGGTAAAGTGGAAGACCTTCTTGATCAG CTACCAGCTGAGTCAGAACCAGAGGAGTCGGCGGGAAAATGTCGCCGTTGCGTGGTCGTGGGAAACGGCGGCGTCCTTAAAGGCCTGGAGCTCGGTCCTCTGATCAACCGCTTTGACACAATCATCAG GTTAAACAGTGGACCTCTGGGGAAGTTTGTCGCTGACGTGGGGAATCGAACCAGCTTCAGGATGAGTTACCCGGAGGGCACGCCCATCCACTGGGGGGACACGGACCCGCACACTCTGTTCGTAGCGGTGGTGTATAAAAGCGTTGACCTCAGCTGGATTTCTGCTATGGTCAACAAGCTCGCCGTG CCTCTGTGGGACTGGTTGTTCTTCTGGCAGAAGGTTCCAAAAGAAATCCCTCTGGATCCTCAGAGGTTCCGACTGCTGAACCCGCTGGTCATCAAAGAGACGGCTCTGGATCTCCTGAAGTATCCACTCCCTAGACCTCTGCTGTGGGGCTGGGACCAG aatgtGCCCACTCTGGGAGTGTCAGCCCTGAATTTAGCGAGCTTGCTTTGTGACGAGGTCAGCTTGGCCGGTTTTGGCTACAACCTGCCCCACCAGAATGTCCCGCTCCATTACTACGACCACCAGTCCATAGGCGTCATGCAGAAGCAAACCATGCATAATGTGGACACAGAGACTCAGTTTCTACAGAACCTGGTTAAAGAGCACACCATCACTGACCTGACGGGAGGAATCCACTGCAGCTTCTGCTCAAGCTGA
- the st3gal5 gene encoding lactosylceramide alpha-2,3-sialyltransferase isoform X1, which yields MIGRRVLSLTLVYNSVGEILEPSRDEEPWELTKGTGSLRVRWIHSSAERSQNSTGSRVYETNMRLLRQRASHRYRVVLLVGLALACLVMASLMLIGTGPSKPVEWQHVSAEHKQKVHEYVHKVLEGECRPRGSRQKLLALLPASSQATQPFLWREKVFPDNLFQYPPPFGFRGLEGKVEDLLDQLPAESEPEESAGKCRRCVVVGNGGVLKGLELGPLINRFDTIIRLNSGPLGKFVADVGNRTSFRMSYPEGTPIHWGDTDPHTLFVAVVYKSVDLSWISAMVNKLAVPLWDWLFFWQKVPKEIPLDPQRFRLLNPLVIKETALDLLKYPLPRPLLWGWDQNVPTLGVSALNLASLLCDEVSLAGFGYNLPHQNVPLHYYDHQSIGVMQKQTMHNVDTETQFLQNLVKEHTITDLTGGIHCSFCSS from the exons ATGATTGGTCGGCGAGTCCTCAGCCTGACCCTGGTATATAACAGTGTAGGAGAAATTCTTGAACCGTCTCGCGATGAAGAGCCTTGGGAGCTCACGAAAGG gaCGGGATCCCTGAGGGTCAGATGGATCCACTCTTCAGCGGAAAGGTCACAGAACTCGACTGGATCCAGAGTTTATGAGACCAACATGAGGCTGCTGCGACAGCGGGCATCGCACAG GTATCGAGTGGTCCTTCTGGTCGGTTTAGCCTTGGCTTGTCTGGTGATGGCATCTCTGATGCTAATTGGCACGGGACCGAGTAAACCTGTGGAGTGGCAACATGTCAGTGCTGAGCACAAACAG AAAGTGCACGAGTACGTGCACAAGGTTCTGGAGGGAGAGTGTCGCCCCAGAGGCTCCAGGCAGAAGCTGCTGGCTTTACTTCCTGCCTCCAGTCAAGCGACGCAGCCTTTCCTGTGGAGAGAGAAGGTCTTCCCCGACAACCTCTTCCAGTACCCTCCGCCGTTTGGCTTCAGAGGGCTGGAGGGTAAAGTGGAAGACCTTCTTGATCAG CTACCAGCTGAGTCAGAACCAGAGGAGTCGGCGGGAAAATGTCGCCGTTGCGTGGTCGTGGGAAACGGCGGCGTCCTTAAAGGCCTGGAGCTCGGTCCTCTGATCAACCGCTTTGACACAATCATCAG GTTAAACAGTGGACCTCTGGGGAAGTTTGTCGCTGACGTGGGGAATCGAACCAGCTTCAGGATGAGTTACCCGGAGGGCACGCCCATCCACTGGGGGGACACGGACCCGCACACTCTGTTCGTAGCGGTGGTGTATAAAAGCGTTGACCTCAGCTGGATTTCTGCTATGGTCAACAAGCTCGCCGTG CCTCTGTGGGACTGGTTGTTCTTCTGGCAGAAGGTTCCAAAAGAAATCCCTCTGGATCCTCAGAGGTTCCGACTGCTGAACCCGCTGGTCATCAAAGAGACGGCTCTGGATCTCCTGAAGTATCCACTCCCTAGACCTCTGCTGTGGGGCTGGGACCAG aatgtGCCCACTCTGGGAGTGTCAGCCCTGAATTTAGCGAGCTTGCTTTGTGACGAGGTCAGCTTGGCCGGTTTTGGCTACAACCTGCCCCACCAGAATGTCCCGCTCCATTACTACGACCACCAGTCCATAGGCGTCATGCAGAAGCAAACCATGCATAATGTGGACACAGAGACTCAGTTTCTACAGAACCTGGTTAAAGAGCACACCATCACTGACCTGACGGGAGGAATCCACTGCAGCTTCTGCTCAAGCTGA